Proteins from a single region of Theobroma cacao cultivar B97-61/B2 chromosome 10, Criollo_cocoa_genome_V2, whole genome shotgun sequence:
- the LOC18587281 gene encoding two-component response regulator ORR9 — protein sequence MGMATEAQFHVLAVDDSLIDRKLIERLLKTSSYHVTAVDSGSKALEFLGLNGSHEDGQRNPSPASVSLDEDQHQQDVEVNLIITDYCMPGMTGYDLLRRIKGSSSFKDIPVVIMSSENIPSRINRCLEDGAEEFFLKPVQLSDVNKLRPHLMKGRSKEMQQNISKRKGMEEILTPDRTRTRYNELEVV from the exons ATGGGGATGGCTACTGAGGCCCAGTTTCATGTTCTTGCTGTTGATGACAGCCTGATTGACAGAAAGCTCATTGAAAGGCTTCTCAAGACTTCTTCTTATCATG TTACTGCAGTTGATTCTGGAAGTAAGGCTTTGGAGTTTCTTGGATTGAACGGCAGTCATGAAGATGGACAGAGGAATCCAAGTCCTGCTTCTGTTTCTCTTGATGAGGATCAACATCAGCAAGATGTGGAAGTCAACCTGATTATCACAGATTACTGCATGCCAGGAATGACAGGCTATGATCTCCTGAGAAGAATCAAGGGATCTTCATCTTTCAAAGACATACCAGTTGTCATAATGTCTTCAGAGAATATCCCATCAAGAATTAACAG ATGCTTGGAAGATGGAGCTGAAGAGTTCTTCTTGAAGCCAGTGCAATTATCAGATGTAAACAAGCTTAGGCCTCATCTGATGAAAGGAAGATCTAAAGAAATGCAACAAAACATTAGCAAGAGAAAGGGCATGGAAGAGATTCTCACCCCTGATAGAACAAGAACAAGATACAATGAATTGGAAGTGGTCTGA
- the LOC18587282 gene encoding 60S ribosomal protein L7-1, whose product MAEEEGQPMPYVSEVVLKKRKIKDELAITRKTQLELGKYGAIKSKKQSDVSDIKRPEQFIKEFRAQELDLIRLKQRAKRPKSMISKPRSKLLFVIRIQGKNDMHPKTRKILYNLRLRRVFSGVFVKATEGVIEMLQKVEPYVTYGYPNLKNVKELIYKKGYARIDKKAVPLTDNNIIEQELGKYGVICLEDIVHEIANVGPHFKEVNHFMGPLMLSKPGGVIQGKKQPYREGGDAGNREDEINDLISKMN is encoded by the exons ATGGCGGAGGAGGAAGGACAACCAATGCCTTATGTGTCGGAGGTAGTattgaagaaaaggaaaataaaagatgAGTTGGCAATTACGAGGAAGACCCAGTTGGAGTTGGGTAAATATGGAGCGATAAAAAGCAAGAAGCAATCCGATGTTTCTGACATCAAAAGACCCGAGCAGTTCATAAAAGAATTTAGAGCCCAG GAGTTGGACCTAATCAGACTCAAACAGAGGGCAAAGAGACCAAAGTCAATGATATCAAAACCGAGATCAAAGTTGCTTTTCGTTATCCGTATACAAGG AAAAAATGACATGCATCCAAAAACTAGGAAGATCTTATACAACCTGAGGTTGAGGAGAGTTTTCAGTGGCGTCTTCGTGAAGGCGACTGAGGGCGTAATAGAAATGCTGCAGAAGGTGGAGCCATATGTCACATATGG ATATCCTAATCTTAAGAATGTGAAGGAGCTGATTTACAAGAAGGGCTATGCAAGGATCGACAAGAAAGCAGTTCCACTGACagataataatattattgaaCAG GAATTGGGGAAGTATGGCGTCATATGCTTAGAAGATATTGTACACGAAATTGCAAATGTTGGTCCACATTTCAAGGAGGTTAATCATTTTATGGGACCCCTTATGCTCAGTAAGCCAGGAGGAGTAATCCAAGGGAAGAAACAGCCATACAGGGAAGGAGGAGATGCTGGTAATCGTGAAGATGAAATCAATGACCTAATCAGCAAGATGAATTAG